One Natronomonas moolapensis 8.8.11 genomic region harbors:
- a CDS encoding TetR/AcrR family transcriptional regulator, whose protein sequence is MKGFSDAERDRIREGLIEAGREQFSALGHDRTRISDLTDAVDIATSTFYQFFDSKEALYLEILGREQSRMADELEGILNDTSDLRSEVLAGFEYFFNELETNPLYYRLIVEDDIRPLHVEASEAGLEAYYEEQFRMFEPHAERWTKKDAFRVDDPEELVGLFRLLSFTIVAKETFEGVGPSRIDDAHGSLVASLVDGLFVE, encoded by the coding sequence ATGAAGGGATTCAGCGACGCCGAACGCGACCGGATCCGCGAGGGGTTGATCGAGGCCGGCCGCGAGCAGTTCTCGGCGCTCGGCCACGACCGGACCCGGATCAGCGACCTGACTGACGCGGTCGACATCGCGACGAGCACGTTTTATCAGTTCTTCGACTCGAAGGAGGCGCTGTACCTGGAGATACTCGGCCGCGAGCAGAGCCGGATGGCCGACGAACTCGAGGGCATCCTGAACGACACCTCGGACCTGCGATCGGAGGTTCTGGCCGGCTTCGAGTACTTTTTCAACGAACTGGAGACGAACCCCCTCTACTACCGGCTCATCGTCGAGGACGACATCCGACCGCTCCACGTCGAGGCGAGCGAGGCAGGCCTCGAAGCGTACTACGAAGAACAGTTTCGGATGTTCGAGCCCCACGCCGAGCGGTGGACAAAAAAGGACGCCTTCCGAGTCGACGACCCCGAGGAGCTGGTCGGGCTCTTCCGGTTGCTCTCTTTTACGATCGTAGCGAAGGAGACGTTCGAGGGCGTCGGTCCCTCGAGGATCGACGACGCCCACGGGTCGCTCGTCGCGTCGCTCGTCGACGGGCTTTTCGTCGAATAA
- a CDS encoding glutamate--cysteine ligase yields the protein MDLGSRDAFDRAGTLGIEEEFFIVDADGRPTSGIDELVYGSEPPELLEGRLDHELFRFVIETQTPTVDSLRAAHEALDDVRSALVEHANRHGFDIAAAGLHPAAKWRELDHAEKPRYREQLERIQYPQHRNTTAGVHVHVGVDDADKAVWIANELRWYLPIMLALSANSPYWNGFDTGLQSARAKIFEALPNTGVPTAFEDFESFRAFERTMVETGSINDRGELWFDVRPHSEHGTVEVRTPDGQADPDRVLAFVEYTEALVEDLGARYDDGEAGSDHRREFLDENKWRALRYGHDAELLAADPAETVSLGELVDRERSRLGVSGIADLYDGESGATRQRRLREEAGLDALCASLVLE from the coding sequence ATGGATCTGGGTTCGCGCGACGCGTTCGACCGGGCCGGAACGCTCGGCATCGAAGAGGAGTTCTTTATTGTCGACGCTGACGGACGTCCCACCTCGGGGATCGACGAACTCGTCTACGGGAGCGAACCGCCCGAACTCCTCGAGGGCCGACTCGATCACGAACTGTTCAGGTTCGTCATCGAGACGCAGACGCCGACGGTCGACTCGCTCAGGGCGGCCCACGAGGCCCTCGACGACGTCCGGAGCGCGCTCGTCGAGCACGCGAACCGACACGGGTTCGACATCGCGGCGGCCGGGCTGCACCCGGCGGCGAAGTGGCGCGAACTCGACCACGCCGAGAAGCCGCGCTACCGCGAACAACTCGAGCGCATCCAGTACCCCCAACACCGAAACACGACCGCCGGCGTCCACGTCCACGTCGGCGTCGACGATGCCGACAAGGCCGTCTGGATCGCCAACGAACTCCGGTGGTACCTGCCGATCATGCTCGCGCTGTCGGCGAACTCGCCGTACTGGAACGGCTTCGACACGGGGCTGCAATCGGCCCGGGCGAAGATCTTCGAGGCGCTCCCGAACACGGGCGTCCCGACCGCCTTCGAGGACTTCGAGTCGTTTCGGGCCTTCGAGCGGACGATGGTCGAGACCGGGTCGATAAACGATCGCGGCGAGTTGTGGTTCGACGTCCGCCCCCACTCCGAACACGGCACCGTCGAAGTCCGGACGCCGGACGGGCAGGCCGACCCCGACCGGGTGCTGGCGTTCGTCGAGTACACCGAGGCGCTCGTCGAGGACCTCGGCGCGCGCTACGACGACGGCGAGGCCGGGAGCGACCACCGCCGGGAGTTCCTCGACGAGAACAAGTGGCGTGCGCTCCGGTATGGACACGACGCCGAACTGCTCGCCGCCGATCCGGCGGAGACGGTGTCGCTCGGGGAGTTGGTCGACCGCGAGCGAAGCCGCCTCGGCGTCTCGGGGATCGCAGACCTGTACGACGGCGAAAGTGGAGCCACAAGACAGCGCCGCCTCCGCGAGGAGGCGGGTCTCGACGCGCTCTGTGCGTCGCTCGTGTTGGAGTGA
- a CDS encoding fibrillarin-like rRNA/tRNA 2'-O-methyltransferase yields MTPALPDGVERRTFGGDDEWLATRGDPVYGEPTDGEWRRWDARRSKLGAMFERGVEHGLEGGETVLYLGAAAGTTVSHVADFAGPTYAVEFAARPTRDLLDAAEPRPNLFSLLKDARAPETYAHVVEPVDAIVQDVATRGQADVAVTNRRFLREGGRLLLAVKTRSEDVVADPDAVLESVLETLSEGYEVLETRSLEPFHEDHFGVVATPR; encoded by the coding sequence ATGACGCCCGCCCTCCCCGACGGCGTCGAGCGGCGCACCTTCGGCGGCGACGACGAGTGGCTCGCGACCCGCGGCGACCCGGTGTACGGCGAGCCGACCGACGGCGAGTGGCGTCGCTGGGACGCCCGTCGATCGAAGCTCGGGGCGATGTTCGAGCGCGGGGTCGAACACGGCCTCGAGGGCGGCGAGACCGTGCTGTACCTCGGCGCCGCGGCGGGGACGACCGTCAGCCACGTCGCCGACTTCGCCGGGCCGACCTACGCCGTCGAGTTCGCGGCCCGGCCGACCCGCGACCTGCTCGACGCCGCCGAGCCCCGGCCGAACCTCTTTTCGCTGTTGAAAGACGCGAGAGCCCCGGAGACGTACGCCCACGTCGTCGAACCGGTCGACGCGATCGTCCAGGACGTCGCGACGCGCGGACAGGCCGACGTCGCGGTGACGAACCGGCGCTTCCTCCGCGAGGGCGGCCGGCTGCTGTTGGCGGTCAAAACGCGAAGCGAGGACGTCGTCGCCGATCCGGATGCCGTCCTCGAGTCGGTACTGGAAACGCTCTCGGAGGGGTACGAGGTCCTCGAAACGCGGTCGCTGGAGCCGTTTCACGAGGATCACTTCGGCGTTGTCGCGACGCCGCGCTGA